GATCACCAGCATCGCCAGCGATAACTCGCGCGGCCTCAGCGTGTTCGCCAACGGCACCATGCACGACAAGAAAACCAACGCGATCGACAACTACGTGCAGGCCGGTATCACCTACAAAGGCCCGTTCGACGCGCGCGCCAAGGATGACATCGGTTTCGCCCTCGCCCGCGTGCACGTCAACCCGGCCTTCCGCAAAAACGCCGAAGCCAGTAACCGCGCCAACGCCGTTTACGACTATGACGATCCGTCGTTCCTGCCGCCGCAAGACACCGAATACAGCGCCGAGCTGTATTACGGCGTGCACGTGACCAACTGGCTGACCGTACGCCCGAACCTGCAATACATCCGCCACCCCGGTGGCGTGAACAACGTCGACGACGCCCTGATCGGCGGGATCAAGATCCAGTCCTCGTTCTAAAGCACACCACGGATCAAATGTAGGAGTGAGCCTGCTCGCGATAGCGGTAAGTCAGCCACCACAGATATTGCCTGACACACCGCCATCGCGAGCAGGCTCACTCCTACAGATAAATTTCGTTAGCTAGACAAGTTTTTATCTGAACCATGCCTGTGCCAAATCGTCATCTAAAGTGACTACAGCGCGGGACTACATAAAACGTCACGGAGAATCACACTATGAGCACCGAAAGTGCTTCGAGTCGGGGCCGTTTGCTACCGAGCCTGCTCGGCATTCTGCTTCTACTGATGGGCCTGGCCATGTTGGCCGGTGGGGTCAAGCTGAGCATGCTCGGCGGCTCGCTGTACTACCTGCTGGCCGGTATCGGCATTGCGCTGAGCGGCATCCTGCTGCTGATGCGCCGTCGCGCGGCGCTGGGCCTGTACGCCATCGTCTTGTTTGCCAGCACCGTTTGGGCGCTGTGGGAAGTCGGTCTGGACTGGTGGCAACTGGTGCCACGTCTGGCCCTGTGGTTCGTCCTCGGCTTCGTGATGTTGCTGCCGTGGTTCCGTCGTCCGCTGCTGCTTGACGGCCCGGCACCGATGGGCACTGGCGGTCTGACCGTCGCCGTGGTGCTGGCCGGCGTCACCGCTCTGGCCAGCCTGTTCACCCACCCGGGTGAAACCTTCGGTGAACTGGGCCGCGACACCGCGGACACCACCAGCACCGCGCCAGCCATGCCCGATGGCGACTGGCAGGCCTATGGCCGCACCGAGTTCGGTGACCGTTACTCGCCGCTGAAGCAGATCACCCCGGCCAACGTCGGCAAGCTGCAAGAAGCCTGGCGCATCCAGACCGGCGACCTGCCGACCGCTGATGACCCGGTTGAGCTGACCAACGAAAACACCCCGCTGAAAGCCAACGGCATGATCTACGCCTGCACCGCGCACAGCAAAGTGTTGGCCCTGGACCCGGACACCGGTAAAGAATTGTGGCGCTTCGACCCACAGATCAAGAGCCCGGTCGGCTTCAAAGGCTTCGCCCACATGACTTGCCGTGGCGTGTCGTACTACGACGAAGCCGCTTACGCGAAAACTGAAAACGCTGCCTCGGCGGTGATTTCCGAAGCCGGCAAAGCCGTTGCTCAGGCCTGCCCGCGTCGTCTGTACCTGCCAACCGCTGATGCTCGCCTGATCGCCCTGAACGCCGACACCGGCAAGATCTGCGAAGGCTTCGGCAACAAAGGCGTGGTTGACCTGACCCAAGGCATCGGCCCGTTCACCGCTGGTGGCTACTACTCCACCTCGCCAGCGGCGATTACCCGTGATCTGGTGATCATGGGCGGTCACGTCACCGACAACGAATCGACCAACGAGCCATCGGGCGTGATCCGCGCTTTCGACGTGCGCGACGGCCACCTCGTATGGAACTGGGACAGCGACAAGCCAGACGCCACCGAGCCTTTGGCACCGGGCGAAACCTACAGCCGCAACTCGGCGAACATGTGGTCGCTGGCCAGTGTCGACGAAAAACTCGGCATGGTTTACCTGCCACTGGGCAACCAGACCCCAGACCAGTGGGGCGCTGACCGCACCCCGGGCGCCGAGAAATTCAGCGCCGGTGTAGTTGCTCTGGACCTGGCCACCGGTAAAGTGCGCTGGAACTACCAGTTCACTCACCACGACCTGTGGGACATGGACGTTGGCAGCCAGCCAACCCTGCTCGACATGAAAACCGCCGACGGCGTGAAACCGGCGCTGATCGCCCCGACCAAACAGGGCAGCCTGTACGTCCTCGACCGTCGTGACGGCACGCCGATCATTCCGATCAAGGAAATCCCGGTCCCGCAAGGCGCCGTCAAAGGCGACCACACCGCACCGACCCAGGCCCGTTCGGACCTCAACCTGCTGGCCCCGGAACTGACCGAAAAAGCCATGTGGGGCGCGAGTCCGTTCGACCAGATGCTGTGCCGCATCCAGTTCAAAGAACTGCGTTACGAAGGCCAGTACACCCCGCCGTCGGAACAGGGCAGCCTGATCTACCCGGGTAACGTCGGCGTGTTCAACTGGGGCGGCGTTTCGGTCGACCCGGTTCGTCAGATCCTGTTCACCAGCCCGAACTACATGGCTTTCGTTTCGAAAATGGTGCCACGCGAGCAAGTCGCCGCCGGCAGCAAACGCGAAAGCGAAACCGCTGGCGTGCAACCGAACACCGGCGCGCCATACGCGGTGATCATGCACCCGTTCATGTCGCCATTCGGCGTACCGTGCCAGGCCCCGGCCTGGGGCTACGTCGCCGGTATCGACCTGACCACCAGCAAAGTCGTGTGGAAACGCAAAAACGGCACCAGCCGCGACAGCTCGCCAATCCCGATCGGCTTCACCCTCGGCGTGCCAAGCATGGGCGGCTCGATGGTCACGGCTGGCGGCGTCGGCTTCCTCAGCGGCACCCTCGACCAGTACCTGCGCGCGTACGACGTGAACAGCGGTAAAGAGCTGTGGAAATCGCGTCTGCCGGCTGGCGGCCAAGCGACGCCGATGACCTACACCGGTAAGGACGGCAAGCAATACGTGCTGCTGGTTGTCGGCGGTCACGGTTCGCTGGGCACCAAGATGGGTGACTACGTGATTGCGTACAAACTGCCGGAATAAGTTTTAGCGGCGGTAGAACAAAGGCGCCCCCCTGTGAAGGGTGGCGCCTTTTTACATAGAGGAGCGCCCAAAATGCTCCATCCACGGCAAAGCGTGTGGCATCAATGAAGCCTATCCTCTTTTGCCTTTGCTGTTAGCTATTTGAAAATCGATTGACTGTTGTACATCCGCCAACGATTTAAACAGACCGCCAGATTGCCCACCGGAGTAGACAATCTGGAAACGGTCGCCTGAGTTGGCAGGATCATGTTCCAGAATGGTCCAGCCTCGGTAGTTCGTCGTAATAGGGTAACTCATGACTTATCTCCTTGATTTTGTGCGTACTTCCCTAGCGGGAGAAATCGCCCTGCCAATGTCGTTTAACATTGCAGAAACCGTCAACTGTCAGAGTTGACAGGTATTCAATACGCATTCGAGATAAAGATTAATCCGATGCGGAGTATTAACGACTTTGTAAAGAGCGACCCCGGTAGATTCACCTCAGCCTCCAAAACCAAATGGCATTAGCCCGATAAATATTCGGTAAAAACAAACTAAAAACCTGTCAACTATGACAGTACCCCCCATAGTAAAAAAAGATAACCATGCAGTCGTGTGAATAGCACCTCTCGCCAGGCGAGTAGCTGCGCACCTCCTGATGCTTGGTTCCGGGAGTTCAGGAGTTCCCATAAATATTCAAGGAATCCCCCCATGAGCAATCCAGAAAACAGGCGCGCTGCGCTCTTGTTAGCCATCTTAGCGTTGGGCGCTTCAACGCTTGTTAAAGCCGAAGTACTTATAGTAAAGGAAACAAATTGCAATACAGCGCTGAGACAGCTAGAGGCTATCGGAGTTACACCTAGCGAATACAGTTGCGCAGCAAATTCGAAGAAGAAAATGTACTGGCGAGCCTATGCACCAGGGGAGCTATTTAATAAAACCCGTGAGATTTGCGACGCAAATGGACCATACACATCAACTACCTATGAGGTTTCTGAAATCGTTGCGTGTAACTACTACAATCCAGCGAACATGGGAAAATAATTGCACTACGGCGTATTTGAACAAACGATCCGGTGGGTGATGATGCCGGCGCGGTTGGGTACTAAATAATCTGCTAAAAATGGCGAATTTCCTTTACGAGCGAGCTATGCGAGCGAGTGCGGTCTGGCATTCAACATCTGTGTTTACTGACAGGGCCCCATCGCTAGCAGGCTAGCTCCCACAGGTTGAAAAGTGTTTGTCTGTGGGAAATGTGCTGGTCCTACAGACGTTGAAAGTGGCGCGGAGTTTTCCGACAAGTCGCGTCGGTTGTGTCTCGGAAATCGGCTGGATAGGCTCTGGGGGTCGCTGCAAATTCAGCGATGGGGCGTCGCGGCCCGATAACTGATGCATAATCGCCAACCTGAAGGCACCTCGGTGCCCGTTGTTTGTGTCATGGCGGCTGTGCGCGGGATACCTTCGTTGGGGGTATGCCGATTTCTCAGTTATCGGTCCGCGAACCCGCGTACAGCTGCCACCTCAGATTGCGTCGCGGCAATCGAAGGCAGCTCCACTTTCACCAACTGAGTATTCACCATGAAAAAGCCAACACCCAATCCCCCCGAAACCAACGACACCTCGCCCTACGAATCCCCCGATTCCAAGAAATTCCACGAAGCCGCCGAACGCGCCCTCGACCACTACCTCAAACCCAACGCCTTGACCCTGCGTTTCCACAAACCCAGCACCATGTTCCAGGTCGCCCCCGAACAGGACAGCGAAAGCCTGCTGGTCCACGCCTGCGAATCCCTAGCCCAGGCCAGCCTGATGACAAGCGACATCGCCGCCTACATCGACCTGCCGCAACGACGGACGATTCTGGCGATTCAGCAGATCATCATGCTCGCCGAACTGGCCGTAAACCGCGTGCTGGATAACCACGAAATCCCGCAATCTCCAACACACAGCTAACCCCCTGTGGGAGCGAGCCTGCTCGCGAAGGCGTCAGCCCATTCAGCCGTTTGAGTGACTGACACAGTGCTTTCGCGAGCAGGTCTGGGGGGTGACGAAATCGAACACATCGAAAAATCACTCCCCCCATACATAGATACCACCCGTCCCCCACTGCCGCTCGCCATGCTGCCCGCTCACCCTCAGCATGAAAAAGCGCCCATGAACCCCGCCACAGCTCCCACGTCCGAAGAGATCAAAAACGATCTCAACGCGATCGGCCATCACCTGTTTGATACACCAACCCCATTGCTTCCCGAGCAGCCACCGACCACCGAACAGGCCTTTCTGAAACGCCTCGACCAGCAATTGAACACCTACCGAACAAGCTACCTGCAACGCAGCCGCGCGCTGTATCAGGCGTTGGATAACAGCGATCTGCAAAGCGATGCAGGCAAACAGCTGATCGCCACGCTGAAAGTCAGACTGGCCACCCAACTGATCAACATGGATCAGAGCGACCGGATCGACGACAAGCCAGCTAAAACCTTTCTTAAACATGACGCCGGCTTCACCGCCATCGGCCACGAAGCCAGGCAGGCTGTCACCGACCGCCTGTTGCACCCGCAAGCCGGTGAACTGCTGCAAAAGCTCGATTTGGCCCCGATGCTGCGTCCGGCCATGTACGCGCTGCAGTTCAACTATCAAGACACCACCGTTGAGCTGGCCGGCGCCTTTGTTGTCACGGAAAAGAACACTCGCCGAGTCAAGGACTTGCAGACCGACCAGAGCATGGGGTTCGCCCTGCTGTTCACCCCCGCAAGAGGCATCGAGTTCTTCAACTCCCTGGCTGATCTCGACAGTCACCTGCGTACATCGCTGAACCGGGCCAGCGGTCGCGAGGCGTTCATGTCCATGCTGCCGACACGCTTTCACGCCGTGGGCGCAGCAGGGATCTGGCCGCTGCTGCTCGCGCCGATCGACAGCACACCCTTGTTCGAACACACCTACGACGCGCTGATCGAAAAACGCACGCAGGATATCGAGCGCGCCTTGAGCTTCGCCGATAACCCGCAGCAAGACCCCAAGCCATTGCTTACAGCGCTGGAGCGCGCAATTGCTGCCGCCCTGCCGGATATCACGCCGCGTCTGGCATTACGCGCGCAAACCTTGTTCGAACGCCACCTGCGCTATAGCGCGCCGGACTGGTTTCGAAGCGCCAGCACCGCGCAAAAAGACGCGCTGGCGCAGCATCTAGGCAATTACCAGCAGGCGCGGCAACACCTGCTCGACCTGATGGAGCCGGTCTTCAGCCTGACGGCACTGGCCCGCCAGCAATGGCTGGAACGCTTGAGCGAAGACCTGGAAATCGACGATCTAGAGCCGGAAAAGTTAAACCTTTCGACCGATCGTCGAGTGCCGGGCTACGGCGTTTATGTGCATCAATCCAGTCTGCTCGAGCTGTCCTTGCGCGGCCCGCACACCGGCGATGAGTTACCGGGTTCGGCGTTTTTGAAGCACACCACCCTCACCTACGATGACGCGCCTTTGCCGCCAGCCTACGTTGACGTGACGCCGGCATGGCTGATCAAGCAAGCCGTGGAGCTACAGCCTCGAATTGACTTCAATCATTTGCAAAAAGCGCTACAGACCAAGCCCGCGATCAAACCCGCCATCAGGCAGATGCTCGATCAACGTATCGTCGCCCTCGCTCACACGGCGGTGCTGCAAGGGCACCTGCTCGACAGTGATCTGCAACTGATTCAGCGTCTGCGCGACGGCAGCGATCCGCGCCTGCGCGCCGCCACCCTGTCGCTGCACGGCGCCCAGTTGCAGGACTTGTGGGTACTGCGCCAGAACGATGACGGCGGTGCGCTCAAACGGCTGTTGCTGTGCACGCCACAGGCGCCGCGAGCGCAACAATTCCAGGCCTTCGACAGTGAGCGCGAATGCCAGACCCACCTGCTCGGCTGGGCCAGGCACAGTGATGTCGCCGAGAGCATGGCCGGCTACCTGATCAGCCGCGCGCCCATGCGCTTTCGCGCGAAGCTGCGCCACGTGTTGGCTGGGCTGAGCTTCAAGCCTGAGGCGCTGGAGCATCAAAAGGTCACGTTCGATTACACCGACAGTCATGCCGATTGCCTGCGTACGATGGCTGAACTTTTGCTGGCCAAACGGATAGACGACTACGATTTCTGTACACCGCTGTGGTATCGCGCCACCACTGCCGCCAACCGCAGGAAGCTGACGACCCTGAGCGAAGACGCCGAAGGCGCCTTGCGTGCGTTCAACAGCCACGCCTTGTCGGGCAGTCGCTTTGCGGTCTTTGATGACTATGTGCACGAACAAGCAAAAATCAGCTTGAACCGCTTGCTCAGGCGCACCACCAACGATGTCGATCCGGATACCGTGTGGGCTTACTCGCCGACCTCCCTCGTGCGCTCGTGGACGCCAAAACCTTTGACCTACACAGCGCTTTATCGCGACGGCTACGCCGACGGCATCGGTTTTCTCGATGAGAAATTTTCCCGCTCGGCGCGCTTCAGAGGGCCGCAGGGTATCGATATCAGCAACCTGAGTGCACAGAATGTCGCGCGCTCGGTTACCGGTGTGTGGATCGGCCAGCGCTACATCACCAAGGTCAAGGCTGAACTGCAAAGTTCGACGAGCGAAGGTTACGACTTCAGACGCAACGCGACCCTGGCCATTACCCAGCGCCAGATGAAAAGCGCCGCGCTGGAATGCCAGCTGCAAGGCCATATCGCCAGCCATGATCTGCAATGGCTGGAGCAAAGTATCGACAGTATGGCTGAGACGTCCGGGTCGATGCGCACGAAATATCCGCTCCAGCGGTTGATGATCGACGGCGAATGGGTGCTCGATGCGTGGCTGTTCAGCCATGGCGACAACCCGGCCCTGCTTTACACCCCCGAGGCGCCCGACGGCGTCGCTTTTCGCGAAGCGCGGTTGTTCAATTACCTGCTTCAACAGCAGTCCGGCATGCTCGAATATTTGACCTTGCGCGTCGGCGTCAGCGCTCGGACCCGGGTTCGCACGCACCTTGAAAACATCAGGAAAGGGCTGCCCAAAGACCTCAATAAAACCACACCCAGCCCTGCACGTTACGACTCGACCCGCGCAGTCGCGGCGGTCAGTGATCTGCGCACGGCCCTTTACGACATGAAACTGCAACGGCGCATCGACGACGTTAACGCCACCACCACCAACCGGGCCGAGATGATTGCCAGTCTGGTCTGGACCAGTGTCGAATGGATCAGCGCCATTGCCACTGCGCCATTCCCGCTGCTGAGCTTGAGCACCGGTCTGCTCCTGGCGTTCAAGGACGCCATGCTCGCCCTGCACGCGTACCGCCAGGGTGACCACGGCGAAGCTTTCCAGCATTTGCTCGGTTATTTGTTCAACAGTGCCG
This region of Pseudomonas sp. R84 genomic DNA includes:
- a CDS encoding glucose/quinate/shikimate family membrane-bound PQQ-dependent dehydrogenase; the encoded protein is MSTESASSRGRLLPSLLGILLLLMGLAMLAGGVKLSMLGGSLYYLLAGIGIALSGILLLMRRRAALGLYAIVLFASTVWALWEVGLDWWQLVPRLALWFVLGFVMLLPWFRRPLLLDGPAPMGTGGLTVAVVLAGVTALASLFTHPGETFGELGRDTADTTSTAPAMPDGDWQAYGRTEFGDRYSPLKQITPANVGKLQEAWRIQTGDLPTADDPVELTNENTPLKANGMIYACTAHSKVLALDPDTGKELWRFDPQIKSPVGFKGFAHMTCRGVSYYDEAAYAKTENAASAVISEAGKAVAQACPRRLYLPTADARLIALNADTGKICEGFGNKGVVDLTQGIGPFTAGGYYSTSPAAITRDLVIMGGHVTDNESTNEPSGVIRAFDVRDGHLVWNWDSDKPDATEPLAPGETYSRNSANMWSLASVDEKLGMVYLPLGNQTPDQWGADRTPGAEKFSAGVVALDLATGKVRWNYQFTHHDLWDMDVGSQPTLLDMKTADGVKPALIAPTKQGSLYVLDRRDGTPIIPIKEIPVPQGAVKGDHTAPTQARSDLNLLAPELTEKAMWGASPFDQMLCRIQFKELRYEGQYTPPSEQGSLIYPGNVGVFNWGGVSVDPVRQILFTSPNYMAFVSKMVPREQVAAGSKRESETAGVQPNTGAPYAVIMHPFMSPFGVPCQAPAWGYVAGIDLTTSKVVWKRKNGTSRDSSPIPIGFTLGVPSMGGSMVTAGGVGFLSGTLDQYLRAYDVNSGKELWKSRLPAGGQATPMTYTGKDGKQYVLLVVGGHGSLGTKMGDYVIAYKLPE
- a CDS encoding DUF6124 family protein; amino-acid sequence: MKKPTPNPPETNDTSPYESPDSKKFHEAAERALDHYLKPNALTLRFHKPSTMFQVAPEQDSESLLVHACESLAQASLMTSDIAAYIDLPQRRTILAIQQIIMLAELAVNRVLDNHEIPQSPTHS
- a CDS encoding membrane-targeted effector domain-containing toxin; its protein translation is MNPATAPTSEEIKNDLNAIGHHLFDTPTPLLPEQPPTTEQAFLKRLDQQLNTYRTSYLQRSRALYQALDNSDLQSDAGKQLIATLKVRLATQLINMDQSDRIDDKPAKTFLKHDAGFTAIGHEARQAVTDRLLHPQAGELLQKLDLAPMLRPAMYALQFNYQDTTVELAGAFVVTEKNTRRVKDLQTDQSMGFALLFTPARGIEFFNSLADLDSHLRTSLNRASGREAFMSMLPTRFHAVGAAGIWPLLLAPIDSTPLFEHTYDALIEKRTQDIERALSFADNPQQDPKPLLTALERAIAAALPDITPRLALRAQTLFERHLRYSAPDWFRSASTAQKDALAQHLGNYQQARQHLLDLMEPVFSLTALARQQWLERLSEDLEIDDLEPEKLNLSTDRRVPGYGVYVHQSSLLELSLRGPHTGDELPGSAFLKHTTLTYDDAPLPPAYVDVTPAWLIKQAVELQPRIDFNHLQKALQTKPAIKPAIRQMLDQRIVALAHTAVLQGHLLDSDLQLIQRLRDGSDPRLRAATLSLHGAQLQDLWVLRQNDDGGALKRLLLCTPQAPRAQQFQAFDSERECQTHLLGWARHSDVAESMAGYLISRAPMRFRAKLRHVLAGLSFKPEALEHQKVTFDYTDSHADCLRTMAELLLAKRIDDYDFCTPLWYRATTAANRRKLTTLSEDAEGALRAFNSHALSGSRFAVFDDYVHEQAKISLNRLLRRTTNDVDPDTVWAYSPTSLVRSWTPKPLTYTALYRDGYADGIGFLDEKFSRSARFRGPQGIDISNLSAQNVARSVTGVWIGQRYITKVKAELQSSTSEGYDFRRNATLAITQRQMKSAALECQLQGHIASHDLQWLEQSIDSMAETSGSMRTKYPLQRLMIDGEWVLDAWLFSHGDNPALLYTPEAPDGVAFREARLFNYLLQQQSGMLEYLTLRVGVSARTRVRTHLENIRKGLPKDLNKTTPSPARYDSTRAVAAVSDLRTALYDMKLQRRIDDVNATTTNRAEMIASLVWTSVEWISAIATAPFPLLSLSTGLLLAFKDAMLALHAYRQGDHGEAFQHLLGYLFNSAGAVLTDLRPALRSLKPARRPLRQSIASASASSEQQSVMTVIDQVAPKPEWDDMRVVVFRNQLFFTANSPDALGRYLLYRSKPDSPDLVSTGILTVRNADGMMVRSGMAGGAPKYQAVPETPGPYKVYGVERKYRQRIETVMNPQTREDILMRGQDDIANSPYLIIAGVVDELASTRTAYLKQVEKLSTDATAHFAELAPLPARAEVPTVSDDLSFARLIASDAVKGKNLVIGALPASIASKKLLIDHLDDLVKNGFKRLYVEYLAGDVFNIKLEKMNKGGTWRHIKTHLEAVDRALGHEKNAPFSYLALVRTAREKGLKIHALDASTSYQLEGAMVLNDVSPLTPRSNRIRNFYSHKTLAADSADAPEERWVVLTEQSRMSTFDKTPGLADLHAAVAVRVEDVALDQPARIALDSAGAIAGDTAARGDYRVQWPTAYRAPQPVSRPAPIAPAVEHFSEYDIAPSMRDDIAQMLHQPYAMDSSYTPTVPREKRAFEAFIANRGRLEKKASDAFAHYTPPEAATLPTLTSDTTFEEFLRLLADGRLNLLIGEAHSHIASKALLKKHMKALKQAGYDTLYVEHLFTDLHQADLDIFYRTQRMPDRLKAYLSVQDRGHLPTYDGNDTYTEVCQAAAKYNIRIRALDCTASYHLKGVYDEDISRNEMFSYFATQVIEADQLAHGPHKWVALIGNAHTNYNLGVPGLADTLSAVSLQVRDTAQELARDIHRGAWEVVDSKRGTNSRALRSDFLMEVAVAGTKQPDPTPSVSRTQLTHSGMFMIERTGTDGPRLVHKSKTGDIVVTPIQVNDHGLFFIDRWGKKDEGFKYLQSLIDMLVDDVKLTEVK